From the Parcubacteria group bacterium genome, the window AGTCCAAGACGCCACCGTTTGAAATCGGCGATGATAAACTTGAAGCCAATGAAGCGATCCGTCTCAAGTATCGGTATTTGGACTTGCGTCGCTCGAAATTGCAAAACATGCTTGTGCAAAAAGACAAATTTATCAGCGACATACGCACATTTTTCCATGCGAAAGGTTTTTGTGAAGTGCAAACGCCGATCCTCGCGAACTCGTCACCGGAAGGTGCGCGAGATTGGCTTATTCCATCTCGCTTATACCATGGGAAGTTTTATGCATTGCCACAAGCACCGCAACAGTTCAAGCAATTATTGATGGTGGGCGGTGTGGACAAGTATTTCCAGATCGCGCCGTGTTTTCGTGATGAGGATCCGCGGATGGATCGTCACTTCGGTGAGTTTTATCAGTTGGATTTTGAGATGAGCTTTGTGGAGCAGGCGGATATTTTTGCACTGATGCAAGAATTGTGGATCGATCTGACGAAAAAATACAGTACAAAAACACTTGTCTTTACCGATTTCCCGCAGATTCCATGGAAGGATGCGATGAACCGTTATGGGTCCGACAAACCGGATTTGCGATTTGATCTCGAAATCGTTGACGTATCGCATCTTGTCAAAGAGTGTTGTTTTGCCGTCTTTGGCAAAGCATGCGAAAGTGGCGGCGTGGTGCATGCGTTGAAAGTGGATGGTGGCGGTACGGCATTCTCCCGCAAAAATATCGATGATCTCACAGAGTTAGCCAAGACAAAGGGCGCGAAGGGATTAGCATACATTGTTGTCAAAGAAAACGAATTACAGTCACCGATCGTGAAATTCCTCGGTGAAGATGTGGCACAAGCAATTGTTGTACATGTAAAAGCGCGTCCGGGTGACATCATCTTTTTTGGTGCGGACTCATGGCGTGTTGTGTGCGAGAGTTTGGGTGTGGTACGCAACAAATGTGGCGATATGCTCGGACTCAAAGATCCGACAAAAGCGGCGTGGGCCTGGGTTGTGGATTTCCCGATGTATGATTACTCGGAGATCGAGGATGGACGCATTGATTTTTCTCATAATCCTTTTTCTATGCCACAAGGTGGAATGGAAGCACTTACTACTCAGGATCCGATGGATATTGTGGCGTATCAATTTGATCTTGTACTCAACGGCTTTGAGGTCTCAAGCGGAGCGATTCGTAACCATGATCCTGAGATCATGTATGCGGCATTTGCGATCGCGGGGTATAGCAGAGAAGATGTTGATGCAAAATTCGGACACATGGTGGAAGCATTTAAGTATGGTGCGCCGCCACATGGTGGCAGTGCGCCGGGAATCGACCGTGCGTTTATGGTGTTGACTGACTGTGATTCGATCCGTGATATCTATGCGTTTCCCAAAGATGGGCAAGGACGCGATGCGATGCTGGATTCACCGTCGTTTGTTGATCCAAAGCAATTGGAAGAACTGGGGATCAAGATCGTGGAATAATTTTTTGTTGGAAGTAAAAATATGATCATTGATGATGTAACGATTGATGTAAAGGCGGGTCGTGGAGGGGATGGCGTGGCGCTTTTTGCGCGCGCAAAATTCGATCAGGGTCCGACTGGCGGAAATGGCGGACGCGGTGGCAACGTTTTACTCAAAGGTGTTTCCGATTTGGGTGCCCTTCGACCGTTTCGCTCGACCAAAAATGTAAAAGCGGAGGCGGGAAAGAATGGGGAACAAAACACCTGCACGGGTGCTGATGGCGCAGGGGTTACGATCTCTGTCCCGGTGGGAACGGTTGCACATGACCTGACGCATGACAAAATATATGAGATCATTTCTGTCGGTCAAAAGGTTGTGGTGGCAAAAGGGGGAAATGGCGGTTTCGGCAATCATCATTTTCGTTCCAGTCGAAACACATCGCCAAAAATAGCCAAAGCGGGTCAGGAAGGGGAACACATCCGATTGCGTCTGGAGTTAAAGATGATCGCTGACGTGGGATTTGTGGGTTATCCCAATGTGGGCAAGTCCAGTTTGCTCAATGAGCTTACCAATGCGCAGAGCAAAGTTGCCAATTATAATTTCACGACGTTGGAACCGCATCTTGGTGTGTATTATGATCTTATTCTGGCGGATATTCCGGGATTGATCGAAGGCGCGGCAGAGGGGAAAGGTCTGGGGCATAAATTTTTGCGACACATTGAGCGTACGTGCATCCTTTTTCACTTCATTGCGGCGACAAGCACGCGTCCTGTAGCGGATTATCGTGCAATTCGCAAAGAATTACACAAATTCAATCCGTTGTTGTCTGAAAAACCGGAATGGATCGTTGTAAGCAAGACGGATGAATGCACGGAAAAGAAAGTTCAATCTGTGGTGAAAAAATTACAAAAGGTCAATCCGCATGTCGTGACAGTGTCGATCTTGGATGATACAATGATGACGGATATTAAAAAGATCTTGAACGATATCAAAGATCACAAGTAATTCATCATGCTGAATATGAAAAAGATCATCTCTATATGTATTGCAGGCGTGGTTGTTTTATGGGGTGGTCTTTTTGCATTTTATATGTGGCACGTGTACACAGATCATGTGCAAACACGACAAAATCTTGCAGAGGCACAAAGGGTAAGCGACGCGATTCCTCTGTGGCACAAAAAGATCGCAACAAATCAACAGATCAAGATCGGCATGATCACTGACACACACGTGCATCCCTCCAGGATCAATAGGGGTGATGAACGCCCGAATGCGCCCCGGTATCTTGACGGTAAAGATAAAAGGACTATTGGTCAATTTGTGCAGCAAATGAATGTCTTTCACCCTGACTTTGTCGTGCATTTGGGAGATGTGATCGAGGGTACAAAAGATAGTGATTTTATCGGTATGCAGGGATTACAGTTGGTGTCCGAGGAATTACAAAAAGGAAATGTCCCTGTGTATTGGGCGATCGGCAATCACGATTTGCGCAGTGTCACAAAAGAACAATTTCGCGATACGCTTGGCATGAGCGCATTGGATCAGGTTTTTGATGCAGGTGATTATCGTTTCATCATTCTTGATGCAAGCTATAATTTTGAAGACCTTCCGACATCCCCGGGTGTAAATTCGTATGTTCCGGGGAAATTGCCACCACAGACGTTGGCGTGGTTCAAAAAGCAATTGGAAACGGATAAGCGTGTGTTTGTGTTTATCCATCAAGGAACATTTTTGCAAAATATACCCGGTGATTCGGAAATACAAGAAGACGAAGCAGTTGAAAGTGAAAATGAAGAAGAATTAAATGAAGAAAACATCAATGGCATAGAGTATAATATGAAAGGCTCTATCGCAAATGCGCAAGAACTTAGTGATATCCTCAAAGACTATCGCGTTGATGCGATATTTAACGGACACATGGAAGCGCGTGCGTATGAGGTGATCGATCATACGGCGCATTATTCTTTGACAGGTACAGAAAAAAGCGAAACATATCCCGCGTCATTTTATGAGTTGACGATCAGTGGGGGCGTGCCAAGCGTGACCATGTATTATACATCGCCGATCGATCGCAAACAGCATGTGGTATATTTTGAAAGTGGTGAGAAATGACCAGTGATTTTAATACGCATAACATCATAATAATGACATAATATGGATACATTGTGGAACATAATCATCGTACTTGCTATATACATTGTGTTTATTCGCAAGATACTTCGCGCACAGATCATCAAAAATCCGCAGTCACCGCGTTTTGTCTACATTCTCTATAATCCGATCAAAGAGTTGATCAGTTATGCAGGAGGCGCAAAAAGCAATATCAAAACAGCATCATTTACATCTAAGAATACATCTATGTTTAATATCAAGGGAAAGATTTTGTGGATCGCGGGTATCATTTTAATTATTGTGATCGTGATGAATATTTTTATCGTGATCCCCGCAGGGCAGACAGGTGTGCGCACATTGTTTGGACGTGTCAATGAGAAAGAAATGTCGTCAGGGTTGCATATCATCGATCCGTTGGAAAATGTGGAGCGTATGAGCATTCGTACAGAAGAATACACGATGAGTATCACGCAGGGTGAAGGACAAAAATCCGGAGCAGATCAGATCACAGCGCTCACAAATGAAGGATTGCAGGTTGATCTCGATATTACGGTTTTTTATCATCTTGATGAAGAGAGTGCATCGGACGTGTACAAAAATCTTGGCGTGAATTATCAGGAAAAAATTATCCGTCCGGAAATTCGTTCTGCGATCCGTGAAGTTGTGGCGCGATATAATGCCAAGGATATCTATAGTGAGAAACGCAATGAAGTAGCCGATGGCATTCGCACAAAATTGTCTGAGACGATCGACCCGCGCGGTATTATGGTGGAGCAAGTGTTGTTGCGCAATGTGACACTTCCGGCAAGTCTTTCAAAAAGTATTCAGGAAAAATTGCAAGCAGAGCAAGAATCGCAACGCTATGAATTTGTGTTGCAAAAAGAGACAAAAGAAGCGGAGCGCAAACGCGTAGAGGCGGCGGGACAGCGTGATTCGCAAGCGATCATCAATGAATCGCTCAGTGCAAAATATCTCCAATATCTCTACATCAAAGAACTCAAAGATCGCCAAGGAACGATCTATGTGCCGACCGGTGCTGACGGGTTGCCGATCTTTAAGAGCGTAGAATAAAGGTCTTTTGTTTTTGTCAAAAAAACCATGAAATGTCATGCAAAAGTTGGTGGGCGACCGGGCAAGCCGGCATATCGCACGCCGTCCACATTTCAAGCGAAAGTGTATGCTGTGGTCAAAAAGATCCCAAAGGGTGAGACGATGACATATAAACAAGTGGCGCAACATATTGACCAGCCTCGCGCATATCGCGCCGTCGGAAATGCGCTCAATAAAAATTATGATCCTGCCATTCCGTGTCACCGCGTTGTCCGTAGCGATGGAACGATCGGCGGTTATAATCGTGGCAGTCAAAAAAAGAAAGATATTCTCGCAAAAGAAAAAGATGCGTAGAAACATTTTGTTACAAGTGCAAAAAAATCTGGTATACTAGTATCATGAAACAAAAATTTGAACGATTGTTCAAACCGCGTTCGATCGCAGTTGTCGGTGCAAGTGATGTGCAAGGGAAGGTGGGACATATGATCGCACAAAATCTCATCGCACACTCCTATCAAGGAGCAGTGTATTTTGTCAATCCTGCGCGCAACACAATTCTCGATCAGACGTGTTATCCCACTTTGGCAGATCTGCCAAAGAAAGTGGACTGTGCCATCATCGCCGTACCGGCGCATCTCGTGTATGACATTATCCATCACGGCAAAGAACGGTGCAAAAATTTTGTTGTGATCTCGGCGGGATTTGGTGAAACGGGCATAGCGGGACACAATCAGGAAATGCAACTCGCAACTTTCGCACAAGAGCACGATATCACGATCTTGGGTCCGAATTGTTTGGGATTTCTTGTACCGCCGCTTGGCGTAAATGCCTCGTTTGCGCCAGGGTTACCGCATGAGGGAAACATTGCTCTTATCTCTCAATCAGGTGCGCTTGCTGTGGCGGCAATGGACAAAGCGCAAGAGGAACACATTGGTTTTTCGGCTGTTGTATCAACGGGAAATGAGATGCTTGTGACTGCGGCAGATCTCGTCAGGTATTTTGCCGATGATACGGCAACAAAAACGATCATTTTGTACATGGAGGGTGTCGTGCGGGGCGAAGATTTCCTCCATGCAGTGCGCTATGCGAGAGAAAAAGACAAGACGGTCGCAGTGCTCAAAGCGGGACGTACGGACGACGCGCAAAAAGCGATTGCTCTTCACACGGGCTCTCTTGCAGGCAGTGATGAGATCTTTGGCTCTGCGTTAAAAAAGGCCGGTGGCATACGACTGCAAACGATCGAAGAACTTTTTGCGACAATGGTGTATGTATCGCATTATGAGATCTTTAAAAAGGATGAAATTCATATAGGTATCGTGACAAATGCGGGTGGTCCCGGCGTACTTACTACCGATGCCATCGCGGAATTATGCGGTTTGCGCATGAGCGTATTGAGTGCAAAAACAAAAAAAGATCTCCTGCACACTTTGCCGCAGGCGGCATCGGTGCACAATCCTGTCGATGTACTTGGTGATGCGGGCGTAGAGCGCTATTCTGCCGGCATGCAGGCAGTTATTTCCGATAAAAATACAGACATTGTCATCGCACTCTTGACGCCACAAGCTCAAACGCCGGTAATGGATATTGCACGAGGCATCGTCGCATTTTGCAAAGAAAATAAAAAACAGGTCATCGCGTCATTTGTCGGGGGAGAGCGTGTTGCAGGAGCTGTCGCATACTTGCGTGATAATGGTGTCGTGCACTATGCTTCTTTGCAATGCATCTTGGATGTACTTGCGCGTTTTACAGAAAAGCAGACACACTATCGTTATCCGGTGACGAGAAGCGGCGCGCGTGAGCGCAAAAAAGAAATGACGAAAGTATTGTCCGGTGCAAAAGATCGCGGAGCCCTCTATTTTGAAGAATGTGCGACTGTTGCGCAGATCTATGGTATATCAGTGAGCAGATTTTTTGATATCACTAAAGGATTGTCAGCGCAGCAAAGGATCGCGTATCCGTGTGTTGCCAAAATTGACGATCCACACGTATTGCACAAGACTGATCGTGGCGGTGTGATCTTGCCGATCCGCAATCTGGCGGAACTTCATCGTGCGCAATCGCATCTTCTCCATCTGTTTGCCTCACGCAGTGCGCGTGTCATTGTCCAACCGCTTCTGCCGATCAAGATGGAATTGATCATCGGCATGAAAAGGGATCCAAAGTTTGGTGTGGTTGTCATCGTGGGACTTGGTGGCATATACGCAGAGGTTTTTCGTGTGACAGAATTTTTTATTGCGCCACTTTCGATCGCAGAGATCAGAGACATCCTCTTGCACGGATCACTTGGATTTTTGTTTGCAAAAACGCGCGGGATGCATGCATATCACCTTGAAGTGGTTGCGCACTCTGTTTTGCAGGTGTCTCTTATTGGTGTGGAAAATGCGGTGGTGCAGGCTATCGATATAAATCCGTTTTTGGTTTATAATGACGATAGAGAAGATGTCGCTGTGGATTTTAAAATAATTATAAAAAATTAATAAGAGAAACATATGACTCTGCAAAATAAAAACAACCATTTTCTTGGCAAGCAAGATGATCATGTTGATAATGATGACGTTGTTGATATCTTCGATCAATATGGCGCAGGGGATGATGTGGGTACTGCTGTGACACCACAAACGCAAGATCTGTCTGATGAGCAAGTAGGGACTGTCGCGACAGAGGATCTCGTACAAGAAAAGGATCCTGTCGCATTTGTGGACGAATCCATGACAGAGGAAAACGGCAATGACGCGTCTGTTGCACCGCATGTGCCTTTGGATGAAAAGAAATGGGAAGCGGATTATGAGGGTGGTAAAGAAAAAATCGTTGCGCAACCGATCGTAAGTGAACCGGTGGTGGAAACGGCGCCATTGCCCGATGTACCGAAAAAACAAGAAAAAGTCATAGAAAGTGAAGAAAAAAAAGATGATGCACCAAAAGCGGAAGAGCCGATTGCAGTGGTGCCGGAAGGAGAAGTGCCAAGTACGCCAGAGCCACCTGTGCATGTTTCAGAAAAACAGACAGAGCCGGTCGCCGCACCGCTCAAGGAAAACATGAACTCGGTGGTACAAGCGGAAAATCGTGAAGATATCAAAAAAAGTTTTGTGCAATCACAAAAGCAAGTGACTTCTCGAAGGGTAAAGATCGATCCAAGCAAAAAAACGATTGCGATCGTTGATGATGATGTTGATACGCTTGATATGTATGCCAATATTTTTGAGATGGCGGACTACAACGTCATTTGTGCTTCCGATGGATTGGAAGCCTTGGGCATGATCAGCGAACACACGCCACACGTGATCTTTACAGGTATCGTCATGCCACGTATGGATGGTTTTGCGATGATCGAGGCACTCAAACAAAACAAGCGTACTGCTGATATTCCTGTGGTGATCAATTCGCATCTCGGGAGAGAGACTGATCGCAAACGCGCTGAAGAATTGGGTGCGCGCGATTTCATCATTCGCGGGTTTACGCCACCACGTGAAGCGGTGGAACGTATCGGTGCATTGCTTTTGCGAAGCGAGTATATTTTTCGATTTGATATTCACGACACAGAAGCGCGGAAGCTCGTGAAGGATCTCGGTGCAAGTAATTTCTTTGTGTGTCCGCGCGGACAAGAGATGGTGCTTAAATTAAGTATTACTGATCCGAAG encodes:
- a CDS encoding prohibitin family protein, with amino-acid sequence MDTLWNIIIVLAIYIVFIRKILRAQIIKNPQSPRFVYILYNPIKELISYAGGAKSNIKTASFTSKNTSMFNIKGKILWIAGIILIIVIVMNIFIVIPAGQTGVRTLFGRVNEKEMSSGLHIIDPLENVERMSIRTEEYTMSITQGEGQKSGADQITALTNEGLQVDLDITVFYHLDEESASDVYKNLGVNYQEKIIRPEIRSAIREVVARYNAKDIYSEKRNEVADGIRTKLSETIDPRGIMVEQVLLRNVTLPASLSKSIQEKLQAEQESQRYEFVLQKETKEAERKRVEAAGQRDSQAIINESLSAKYLQYLYIKELKDRQGTIYVPTGADGLPIFKSVE
- a CDS encoding MGMT family protein — translated: MKCHAKVGGRPGKPAYRTPSTFQAKVYAVVKKIPKGETMTYKQVAQHIDQPRAYRAVGNALNKNYDPAIPCHRVVRSDGTIGGYNRGSQKKKDILAKEKDA
- a CDS encoding metallophosphoesterase, which gives rise to MKKIISICIAGVVVLWGGLFAFYMWHVYTDHVQTRQNLAEAQRVSDAIPLWHKKIATNQQIKIGMITDTHVHPSRINRGDERPNAPRYLDGKDKRTIGQFVQQMNVFHPDFVVHLGDVIEGTKDSDFIGMQGLQLVSEELQKGNVPVYWAIGNHDLRSVTKEQFRDTLGMSALDQVFDAGDYRFIILDASYNFEDLPTSPGVNSYVPGKLPPQTLAWFKKQLETDKRVFVFIHQGTFLQNIPGDSEIQEDEAVESENEEELNEENINGIEYNMKGSIANAQELSDILKDYRVDAIFNGHMEARAYEVIDHTAHYSLTGTEKSETYPASFYELTISGGVPSVTMYYTSPIDRKQHVVYFESGEK
- the cgtA gene encoding Obg family GTPase CgtA — encoded protein: MIIDDVTIDVKAGRGGDGVALFARAKFDQGPTGGNGGRGGNVLLKGVSDLGALRPFRSTKNVKAEAGKNGEQNTCTGADGAGVTISVPVGTVAHDLTHDKIYEIISVGQKVVVAKGGNGGFGNHHFRSSRNTSPKIAKAGQEGEHIRLRLELKMIADVGFVGYPNVGKSSLLNELTNAQSKVANYNFTTLEPHLGVYYDLILADIPGLIEGAAEGKGLGHKFLRHIERTCILFHFIAATSTRPVADYRAIRKELHKFNPLLSEKPEWIVVSKTDECTEKKVQSVVKKLQKVNPHVVTVSILDDTMMTDIKKILNDIKDHK
- a CDS encoding acetate--CoA ligase family protein, yielding MKQKFERLFKPRSIAVVGASDVQGKVGHMIAQNLIAHSYQGAVYFVNPARNTILDQTCYPTLADLPKKVDCAIIAVPAHLVYDIIHHGKERCKNFVVISAGFGETGIAGHNQEMQLATFAQEHDITILGPNCLGFLVPPLGVNASFAPGLPHEGNIALISQSGALAVAAMDKAQEEHIGFSAVVSTGNEMLVTAADLVRYFADDTATKTIILYMEGVVRGEDFLHAVRYAREKDKTVAVLKAGRTDDAQKAIALHTGSLAGSDEIFGSALKKAGGIRLQTIEELFATMVYVSHYEIFKKDEIHIGIVTNAGGPGVLTTDAIAELCGLRMSVLSAKTKKDLLHTLPQAASVHNPVDVLGDAGVERYSAGMQAVISDKNTDIVIALLTPQAQTPVMDIARGIVAFCKENKKQVIASFVGGERVAGAVAYLRDNGVVHYASLQCILDVLARFTEKQTHYRYPVTRSGARERKKEMTKVLSGAKDRGALYFEECATVAQIYGISVSRFFDITKGLSAQQRIAYPCVAKIDDPHVLHKTDRGGVILPIRNLAELHRAQSHLLHLFASRSARVIVQPLLPIKMELIIGMKRDPKFGVVVIVGLGGIYAEVFRVTEFFIAPLSIAEIRDILLHGSLGFLFAKTRGMHAYHLEVVAHSVLQVSLIGVENAVVQAIDINPFLVYNDDREDVAVDFKIIIKN
- a CDS encoding response regulator — translated: MTLQNKNNHFLGKQDDHVDNDDVVDIFDQYGAGDDVGTAVTPQTQDLSDEQVGTVATEDLVQEKDPVAFVDESMTEENGNDASVAPHVPLDEKKWEADYEGGKEKIVAQPIVSEPVVETAPLPDVPKKQEKVIESEEKKDDAPKAEEPIAVVPEGEVPSTPEPPVHVSEKQTEPVAAPLKENMNSVVQAENREDIKKSFVQSQKQVTSRRVKIDPSKKTIAIVDDDVDTLDMYANIFEMADYNVICASDGLEALGMISEHTPHVIFTGIVMPRMDGFAMIEALKQNKRTADIPVVINSHLGRETDRKRAEELGARDFIIRGFTPPREAVERIGALLLRSEYIFRFDIHDTEARKLVKDLGASNFFVCPRGQEMVLKLSITDPKELLFSARFSCVDQKTDKK
- the aspS gene encoding aspartate--tRNA ligase, with the protein product MLRTHTCGELTHKDIGQKVTLSGWVHRRRDHGGVIFIDLRDRYGLTQITFNPERGADVHAHADKLRNEWVIQVEGEVIARPDDMINKNLQTGEIEIEISALVVLNKSKTPPFEIGDDKLEANEAIRLKYRYLDLRRSKLQNMLVQKDKFISDIRTFFHAKGFCEVQTPILANSSPEGARDWLIPSRLYHGKFYALPQAPQQFKQLLMVGGVDKYFQIAPCFRDEDPRMDRHFGEFYQLDFEMSFVEQADIFALMQELWIDLTKKYSTKTLVFTDFPQIPWKDAMNRYGSDKPDLRFDLEIVDVSHLVKECCFAVFGKACESGGVVHALKVDGGGTAFSRKNIDDLTELAKTKGAKGLAYIVVKENELQSPIVKFLGEDVAQAIVVHVKARPGDIIFFGADSWRVVCESLGVVRNKCGDMLGLKDPTKAAWAWVVDFPMYDYSEIEDGRIDFSHNPFSMPQGGMEALTTQDPMDIVAYQFDLVLNGFEVSSGAIRNHDPEIMYAAFAIAGYSREDVDAKFGHMVEAFKYGAPPHGGSAPGIDRAFMVLTDCDSIRDIYAFPKDGQGRDAMLDSPSFVDPKQLEELGIKIVE